The following are from one region of the Treponema primitia ZAS-1 genome:
- a CDS encoding SoxR reducing system RseC family protein, translating into MRETGIVTDIRGETAVVKVERLLTTGGGCCGSVTTVESVFLETRNLCQAKIGDHVRVESDYDKVRFRNLAQIGICIAAFIISLGIGDALLPQLGVSTYKGPLSFGLGMVMTIAAFGIIRWSNKKNPANTPIAYELAAI; encoded by the coding sequence ATGAGGGAAACCGGTATTGTTACAGACATTAGGGGAGAAACGGCGGTGGTTAAGGTGGAACGGCTGCTTACCACCGGGGGCGGCTGCTGCGGCAGCGTCACCACCGTGGAATCCGTCTTCCTTGAAACCCGGAACCTCTGCCAAGCCAAGATCGGCGATCATGTCAGGGTTGAATCGGATTATGACAAGGTACGGTTTCGTAACCTGGCCCAGATCGGCATTTGCATTGCCGCCTTTATCATCAGTCTGGGCATAGGTGACGCACTTTTACCCCAATTGGGCGTTTCAACCTACAAGGGACCCCTATCGTTCGGCCTGGGGATGGTCATGACAATCGCCGCATTTGGGATTATACGGTGGAGCAACAAGAAGAACCCCGCAAATACCCCGATAGCCTATGAGCTGGCGGCAATTTAA
- a CDS encoding amino acid ABC transporter ATP-binding protein, whose translation MIKTVDVCKTFHSRTTGQPLEVLKNVSLTVEQREVVCIIGPSGAGKSTFLRSLNHLEKINSGQIYIDDKLLFDCANGVDTLKLPHHEQTKVLLEVGMVFQSFNLFPHKTAIENLMLAPMHVRKLTEGEARNRAKVLLDRVGLADKTDAFPSQLSGGQQQRVAIARALAMEPKIMLFDEPTSALDPELVGEVLNVMKSLAQGGMTMLVVTHEMNFARDVADKVVFMFEGSILETGHPKDMFTNPVNDRTRQFLQSVL comes from the coding sequence ATGATTAAGACGGTGGATGTCTGCAAAACTTTTCACTCCAGGACCACCGGCCAACCCTTGGAGGTGTTGAAAAACGTATCCCTCACGGTGGAGCAGCGGGAAGTGGTCTGCATTATCGGTCCATCCGGCGCGGGAAAATCAACATTCCTGCGTTCCCTTAACCACCTTGAAAAAATTAACAGCGGTCAAATTTATATTGACGACAAACTGCTCTTTGACTGCGCCAATGGGGTGGATACCCTCAAGCTGCCCCACCATGAACAGACAAAGGTCCTGCTTGAGGTGGGCATGGTGTTCCAGAGCTTTAACCTGTTCCCCCATAAAACAGCCATAGAAAATCTGATGCTTGCCCCCATGCATGTACGAAAACTCACCGAAGGGGAAGCCCGGAACCGGGCCAAGGTTCTGCTTGACCGGGTGGGCCTGGCGGACAAAACCGATGCCTTCCCTTCCCAGCTCTCCGGCGGTCAGCAGCAGCGTGTGGCCATAGCGCGCGCCCTGGCCATGGAGCCGAAGATAATGCTCTTTGACGAACCCACCTCCGCCCTGGACCCCGAGCTGGTAGGAGAAGTGCTGAACGTTATGAAAAGCCTCGCCCAGGGGGGGATGACCATGCTGGTGGTGACCCACGAGATGAACTTTGCCCGGGATGTGGCGGATAAGGTAGTATTTATGTTCGAAGGATCCATTTTGGAAACCGGGCATCCTAAGGATATGTTTACCAATCCTGTTAACGATAGAACCCGCCAGTTTTTGCAAAGCGTGTTATAG
- a CDS encoding amino acid ABC transporter permease, whose amino-acid sequence MGALQKILSWVPSLLGGARVTIGLTLLSVSAGVILSLFLALGKMSKYTWVNKFCSAYIFFFRGTPLLMQLYFIYYALPLMVPFFIIRTGDQFLDRFIPAFIAFSLNSAAYCAEIIRAAIQSIHKGQFEASRALGLSYPQTMSLVVVPQAIRRLIPPIGNEFIMVLKDASLVSMIALIDITKATRNIEGSTRSALVYIPAMILYLIITAVFTFVFHKLEKKYSVYE is encoded by the coding sequence TTGGGAGCGCTGCAAAAAATACTTTCCTGGGTGCCTTCTCTTTTGGGAGGCGCCAGGGTTACCATTGGGCTCACACTTCTCTCCGTCTCGGCGGGGGTTATACTGAGCCTCTTCCTCGCCCTGGGGAAGATGTCGAAGTATACGTGGGTGAACAAATTTTGCAGCGCCTATATTTTCTTTTTCCGGGGCACCCCTCTTTTGATGCAGCTATACTTTATCTATTACGCGCTGCCCTTGATGGTGCCCTTCTTCATCATCAGAACGGGGGATCAATTTCTGGACCGTTTTATTCCGGCTTTTATCGCCTTTTCCCTGAACTCCGCCGCCTATTGCGCGGAGATTATCAGGGCGGCGATTCAGAGCATTCACAAAGGCCAGTTCGAGGCTTCCCGGGCATTGGGGCTTTCCTACCCCCAGACCATGAGCCTTGTGGTGGTGCCCCAGGCCATCAGGCGCCTTATACCGCCCATTGGCAATGAATTTATCATGGTTCTTAAAGACGCATCATTGGTGTCCATGATAGCCCTTATTGATATTACCAAAGCAACAAGAAATATCGAAGGCTCAACCCGTTCAGCCCTGGTGTATATTCCCGCAATGATACTCTATCTTATCATCACCGCGGTGTTTACCTTTGTTTTCCATAAGCTGGAAAAAAAGTATTCCGTGTACGAATAG
- a CDS encoding substrate-binding periplasmic protein produces MRRIAKVAGLVLASMVLIQGVFAGGGKQQSGGLTIEEGTLTVGMEIGYPPMEYYDADGKTPIGFDVSLAKALAEKMGLKVKFVDTAWDGIFAGVDTGKYDAIMSSVTINEARLAAHNFSKPYVGNALAIVLLKNGKAKVKDPSELAGLGVAYQEETTSDFYMADLAAKGLQFTPYEYDKVMYCFDELKLGRVDAIVTDLLVAVDYVAPADSPFEIVWQAPPDETFGVCLKKGNDALTAEIDKALDALFADGTMLKISKEIFGGVDMVSAARK; encoded by the coding sequence ATGAGGAGAATAGCAAAAGTAGCCGGATTAGTTCTGGCAAGTATGGTTCTGATCCAGGGTGTCTTTGCGGGTGGCGGCAAGCAACAGTCCGGCGGGCTGACCATAGAAGAAGGAACCCTGACCGTAGGGATGGAAATTGGGTACCCCCCCATGGAGTACTACGACGCGGACGGCAAGACCCCCATCGGGTTTGATGTGTCCCTGGCAAAGGCCCTGGCGGAGAAAATGGGGCTTAAGGTTAAATTTGTGGACACCGCTTGGGATGGGATTTTCGCCGGAGTGGACACCGGCAAATATGACGCAATTATGTCGTCGGTAACCATAAATGAAGCCCGGCTCGCGGCGCATAATTTTAGCAAGCCCTATGTGGGGAATGCCTTGGCCATAGTGCTCCTTAAGAACGGTAAGGCAAAAGTCAAGGATCCTTCCGAACTGGCAGGATTGGGCGTGGCCTATCAGGAAGAAACCACTTCAGATTTCTACATGGCCGATTTGGCTGCCAAGGGACTGCAGTTTACCCCCTACGAGTATGACAAGGTGATGTACTGCTTTGACGAGCTCAAACTCGGGCGGGTGGACGCCATTGTAACCGACCTCCTCGTGGCGGTTGACTATGTTGCCCCTGCGGACAGCCCCTTCGAGATTGTATGGCAGGCTCCCCCGGATGAAACCTTCGGTGTCTGCCTCAAGAAAGGAAATGACGCCCTGACTGCGGAGATTGACAAAGCGCTGGACGCCCTTTTTGCGGACGGTACCATGCTCAAGATTTCCAAGGAAATCTTCGGCGGTGTGGACATGGTCAGCGCCGCAAGGAAATAG
- the cysK gene encoding cysteine synthase A, whose protein sequence is MARADKITDLIGNTPIVKINKLNESGATVYVKLESFNPLSSVKDRIALALIEAGEAEGKIKKGTVLIEPTSGNTGIGLAFVAAVKGYRIILTMPETMSIERRKLLKALGAELELTEGAKGMKGAIAKAEELAATIPNSYIPQQFNNPANPAIHEKTTGPEIWDDTEGKVDILIGGVGTGGTITGAGKYLKSKKASVKVIAVEPSASPVLSGGQPGPHKIQGIGAGFVPQVYGKDIVDEIYQTDDVKAGAIARRAAKEEGILVGISSGAALEAALTIAKRPENKGKTIVAVLPDTGERYLSTWLWED, encoded by the coding sequence ATGGCTAGGGCAGACAAAATTACGGATCTGATTGGGAATACCCCAATAGTTAAAATCAACAAACTCAATGAAAGCGGGGCAACGGTGTATGTAAAGCTGGAGAGCTTTAATCCTCTTTCCAGTGTCAAGGATCGGATCGCCCTTGCGTTGATCGAAGCAGGCGAGGCGGAAGGCAAAATTAAGAAGGGTACGGTTCTTATTGAACCTACCAGCGGTAATACCGGTATCGGCCTTGCCTTTGTGGCGGCGGTTAAGGGGTACCGGATCATTCTTACCATGCCGGAAACTATGAGTATTGAGCGGCGGAAGCTCCTCAAAGCCCTGGGGGCGGAACTGGAACTGACCGAAGGCGCCAAGGGTATGAAGGGCGCCATTGCCAAGGCGGAAGAACTGGCGGCTACTATCCCCAATTCCTATATCCCTCAGCAGTTTAACAATCCCGCTAACCCCGCGATTCACGAGAAAACCACGGGCCCCGAGATTTGGGATGATACGGAAGGGAAGGTTGACATCCTCATCGGCGGGGTCGGCACCGGCGGTACCATTACCGGTGCGGGCAAGTATCTTAAGTCCAAGAAAGCCTCGGTAAAGGTTATCGCCGTGGAACCTTCGGCCTCCCCGGTTCTTTCCGGTGGACAGCCCGGACCCCACAAGATCCAGGGTATCGGCGCGGGTTTTGTACCCCAGGTCTACGGGAAAGACATTGTGGATGAGATTTACCAGACCGATGATGTAAAGGCCGGCGCTATCGCCCGCCGGGCAGCCAAAGAAGAGGGTATTCTGGTAGGTATTTCCTCCGGCGCAGCCCTGGAAGCGGCCCTAACCATTGCCAAGCGGCCTGAAAATAAGGGTAAGACCATTGTGGCCGTGCTGCCCGATACGGGGGAACGTTACCTTTCAACCTGGCTCTGGGAAGATTAA
- a CDS encoding NifB/NifX family molybdenum-iron cluster-binding protein, translating to MGWRVAAASIDGILVTEHYGRSKWFYIVDVQPDGTFVSVERRSVTPLCESGSHSESGMAFGIQALRDCVAVLVAVIGPSARKQLELAGIAVFEQPVIIEDAAQKLAAYYGRINQPESNIENT from the coding sequence ATGGGGTGGAGAGTTGCCGCTGCAAGTATTGATGGTATATTGGTAACCGAGCATTACGGTCGTTCTAAATGGTTTTACATAGTAGATGTTCAGCCGGATGGGACTTTTGTAAGCGTGGAAAGACGTTCGGTAACTCCACTCTGTGAAAGCGGAAGCCACTCCGAATCGGGGATGGCTTTCGGTATCCAAGCCCTCCGGGACTGCGTTGCGGTTCTGGTGGCGGTAATTGGTCCTTCAGCCCGCAAGCAGCTTGAGCTTGCGGGTATCGCGGTTTTTGAACAGCCGGTTATTATTGAGGATGCTGCACAGAAATTGGCTGCCTATTACGGCCGTATCAACCAGCCGGAAAGCAACATAGAAAACACATAA
- the cysK gene encoding cysteine synthase A, whose translation MARILAKLTELIGNTPLLELTDYNKELNLKGRLVAKLEYFNPLGSVKDRIALAMIEEAEKQGLITKDTIIIEPTSGNTGVGLAFVAASKGYRLILTMPDTMSVERRNLLKALNAELVLTPGKDGMKGAIRKAEELSAQIKNSYIPQQFNNPANPEIHRRTTAEEIWKDTEGQVAAFVAGVGTGGTVTGVGEALKAKNPDVKIIAVEPYDSAVLSGSAPGPHKIQGIGAGFVPQVLNTAIYDEVYKVRTEDAFLTAQHLAIREGLLVGISSGAAAFAGTQIAKRPEFAGKIIVALLPDTGERYLSTPLFDNLERPRF comes from the coding sequence ATGGCACGGATTCTGGCCAAACTGACAGAGCTGATTGGGAATACACCCCTGCTTGAGCTTACGGATTATAACAAGGAGCTTAATCTTAAGGGGCGCCTGGTGGCAAAGCTTGAATATTTCAATCCCCTGGGAAGTGTTAAGGATCGTATTGCCTTGGCAATGATTGAAGAAGCGGAGAAACAGGGGCTTATCACCAAGGATACAATTATTATTGAGCCTACCAGCGGAAATACCGGTGTTGGTCTTGCCTTTGTGGCCGCTTCCAAGGGGTATCGGCTCATCCTTACCATGCCGGATACCATGAGTGTTGAACGCCGTAACCTTCTTAAGGCGTTGAATGCAGAATTGGTGCTTACCCCCGGCAAGGACGGCATGAAAGGGGCTATCCGGAAGGCGGAGGAACTGAGCGCCCAGATAAAAAATTCGTATATACCCCAACAGTTCAATAATCCTGCGAATCCGGAAATACACCGGCGGACAACGGCCGAGGAAATCTGGAAGGATACTGAAGGGCAGGTTGCGGCCTTTGTGGCCGGGGTCGGTACCGGGGGAACCGTAACCGGAGTAGGGGAGGCCTTGAAGGCAAAGAATCCCGATGTAAAGATTATTGCCGTGGAACCCTACGATTCGGCGGTTCTTTCAGGATCCGCCCCGGGCCCCCATAAGATACAAGGTATAGGCGCAGGGTTTGTACCCCAGGTCCTGAATACCGCTATTTACGATGAAGTTTATAAGGTGCGTACCGAAGACGCCTTTTTAACCGCCCAGCATTTGGCCATCCGGGAAGGGCTCCTGGTGGGCATATCATCGGGGGCCGCTGCATTTGCGGGAACCCAGATTGCCAAGCGTCCTGAATTTGCCGGGAAAATAATTGTAGCTCTCCTGCCTGATACGGGGGAGCGGTATCTGTCAACGCCCTTGTTTGACAATCTTGAAAGGCCCCGGTTTTAA
- a CDS encoding radical SAM protein yields MSCLGSAKVDDRFAHISTRHPCFSGEANMAHGRLHLPVSPACNIQCRFCKRTFNKAEQRPGVSAQLLKPQGAVEMVRKALKLCPEITVVGIAGPGDTLATPHALETFRIVHKEFPDLINCLSTNGLLLERYAKDIHDVGVGTLTVTVNALDPVILDKICSHVVLDGKKYTGVEGAAILIEAQKRGIRKAADLGLLIKINIVFVPGVNGDHIGEIARTVAELGAGIINIIPLIPQHEFTDWEEPDCVELSKVREAAEKHLPVFRHCQHCRADACGIPGKGDLSSLLYGEQREFEQTFSHG; encoded by the coding sequence ATGTCATGCTTAGGTTCGGCCAAGGTTGATGATCGGTTCGCCCATATCAGTACCCGGCATCCCTGTTTTTCCGGTGAGGCGAATATGGCCCATGGACGGCTGCATTTGCCGGTGAGTCCCGCCTGTAATATTCAGTGCCGGTTTTGTAAGAGAACTTTTAACAAAGCTGAACAACGGCCCGGGGTAAGCGCACAGTTGCTGAAACCTCAGGGTGCGGTTGAGATGGTGAGAAAAGCTCTGAAACTTTGTCCGGAAATTACCGTGGTGGGTATTGCCGGTCCGGGGGATACCCTGGCCACACCCCATGCCCTGGAAACTTTCCGGATTGTCCACAAGGAGTTTCCGGATCTTATCAACTGTCTGAGTACCAACGGTCTTTTGCTGGAACGCTATGCCAAGGATATACACGATGTCGGGGTGGGAACCCTGACCGTAACGGTGAACGCTCTTGATCCGGTGATCCTGGATAAGATCTGCTCCCATGTAGTTCTTGATGGAAAGAAGTACACCGGAGTTGAGGGCGCAGCAATCCTAATTGAGGCCCAGAAGCGGGGTATACGTAAGGCCGCCGACCTGGGATTGTTGATCAAGATCAACATTGTTTTTGTCCCCGGGGTAAACGGTGATCATATCGGGGAAATAGCCCGGACCGTGGCTGAATTGGGAGCGGGGATTATCAATATTATTCCCCTGATCCCCCAGCATGAATTTACAGACTGGGAAGAACCGGACTGCGTAGAACTTTCCAAAGTCCGGGAGGCTGCGGAAAAACACCTTCCGGTTTTCCGGCACTGCCAGCACTGCCGGGCGGATGCCTGCGGTATTCCCGGCAAGGGGGATCTTTCGTCCCTGCTTTACGGTGAACAGCGTGAATTTGAACAGACCTTTTCTCATGGTTAG